Proteins from a genomic interval of Symmachiella macrocystis:
- a CDS encoding WD40/YVTN/BNR-like repeat-containing protein produces MSDCLHVGTKKGLFTLRRNSAADKWTITRRDFLGEPVSMLFHDTRDGSLYCALNHGHFGVKLHRQEQGEETWTEIAAPQFPEQTPAEKQQEEEKEGRPNSWSLSQIWALESGGEDQPGVLWAGTIPGGLFRSPDRGESWQLLRSLWDRPERLQWFGGGYDDPGIHSVCVDPRDSAHVTVGVSCGGVWATRDGGETWALCADGMRAEYMPPELAGAGNVQDPHRLVNCPADPDTFWVQHHNGIFRTTDDCQSWQELDRVQPSGFGFAVAVHPQNPDTAWFVPAVKDECRIPVAGKMVVTRTDDGGQSFIIMSDGLPATDAYDLVYRHALDIDATGRNLVMGSTTGSLWVSSDAGESWQTVSQHLPPVHVTRFAG; encoded by the coding sequence ATGAGTGATTGCCTGCACGTGGGAACGAAGAAAGGGTTATTCACCCTCCGCCGGAATAGCGCGGCGGACAAATGGACGATCACGCGCCGCGATTTTCTTGGCGAACCGGTCTCCATGCTGTTTCATGATACGCGCGATGGGAGTTTGTATTGCGCTTTGAACCACGGGCACTTCGGTGTGAAATTGCATCGCCAGGAGCAAGGTGAAGAGACGTGGACCGAAATCGCAGCTCCGCAATTCCCCGAGCAGACGCCTGCGGAAAAACAGCAGGAGGAAGAGAAAGAAGGACGGCCCAACTCGTGGAGTCTGTCGCAGATTTGGGCGCTGGAGTCGGGCGGCGAGGATCAACCTGGGGTACTGTGGGCGGGAACGATCCCCGGCGGATTGTTTCGTTCTCCCGACCGGGGTGAGTCGTGGCAACTACTGCGCTCCTTGTGGGACCGTCCGGAACGTCTGCAGTGGTTTGGCGGCGGGTACGACGATCCGGGCATCCACTCGGTCTGTGTCGACCCGCGTGATTCCGCGCATGTCACCGTGGGTGTCTCCTGCGGCGGCGTGTGGGCCACGCGTGATGGCGGCGAAACGTGGGCCCTTTGCGCCGACGGCATGCGGGCTGAATACATGCCTCCCGAACTGGCCGGCGCGGGCAATGTTCAGGATCCGCACCGGTTGGTCAATTGCCCCGCTGATCCGGATACGTTTTGGGTGCAACACCACAACGGGATCTTTCGCACCACCGACGACTGTCAGTCTTGGCAAGAATTGGATCGCGTGCAGCCATCCGGTTTCGGTTTTGCCGTCGCAGTGCATCCACAAAATCCCGACACCGCTTGGTTCGTCCCTGCAGTCAAAGACGAATGCCGCATTCCGGTGGCCGGTAAAATGGTCGTGACGCGAACCGATGACGGCGGACAATCCTTCATCATCATGAGCGACGGTCTGCCGGCAACCGATGCCTATGACCTGGTCTACCGGCACGCCCTGGACATCGACGCCACCGGTCGCAATCTGGTGATGGGCTCCACCACCGGTTCGCTGTGGGTGTCGAGCGATGCGGGAGAGTCATGGCAAACGGTGTCGCAGCATCTCCCCCCGGTGCATGTAACGCGGTTTGCGGGTTAA
- a CDS encoding MoaD/ThiS family protein encodes MPRVNFTANLNRHLDCPVVDVEAVTLREALEAVFRDNPRLRGYVLDDQNRVRQHITIFVDSRPICDHNDLSDSLEPSSEVFVMQALSGG; translated from the coding sequence ATGCCCCGCGTGAATTTCACTGCCAACCTCAATCGGCATCTTGACTGTCCGGTTGTTGATGTCGAAGCGGTGACGCTCCGGGAGGCGCTTGAGGCGGTGTTTCGCGACAATCCGCGGTTGCGGGGTTATGTGTTGGACGATCAAAATCGTGTGCGGCAGCACATTACGATTTTTGTGGACAGCCGGCCGATTTGCGATCACAATGATCTGAGCGATTCGCTCGAACCGTCCAGCGAGGTGTTCGTCATGCAGGCCTTGTCGGGCGGCTAA
- a CDS encoding DEAD/DEAH box helicase, translated as MSNETEKPEKGFADFGLSETTLKALKKVNYETPSPIQAAFIPIAVTGKDCMGQAQTGTGKTASFVLPSLQAIDDRIPATQVLVLTPTRELSDQVNAEAQRLCHGTRCRTTSCVGGKDIRKQISDLKRGAQIAVGTPGRVLDLISRGVLDLSTLKIVILDEADRMLDIGFRPDIEKILRSCPEKRQTLLLSATMPPPVERLARRFMNEPERVDLSTKGIAATTVEQFCVTVDRNRKFELLTRVLFQEKPRQAIVFTRTKRGADALLKRLSRKLTNQIAVIHGDLQQRQRDRVLNGFREGNIRLLIATDVMGRGIDVSGVSHIINYDIPEFCDDYVHRIGRTGRMNGERGRGFTFVTPEEGEQLTNIEIRINGLLQPYSVPNFDAFEPRKPYDPEKAAEEREKSPPPPTRNGRFRRTALSARVV; from the coding sequence TTGTCCAACGAAACGGAGAAGCCAGAAAAAGGCTTCGCAGACTTCGGTCTCAGCGAGACGACCCTCAAAGCTCTAAAGAAGGTCAATTACGAAACCCCCAGTCCCATTCAAGCAGCGTTCATTCCCATTGCCGTGACCGGCAAGGACTGTATGGGACAGGCCCAAACGGGCACTGGCAAGACAGCCTCTTTTGTATTGCCGTCGCTACAAGCCATCGATGATCGCATTCCCGCTACGCAAGTGCTCGTGCTCACGCCGACACGCGAATTGAGCGATCAAGTCAATGCGGAAGCCCAGCGGCTTTGCCACGGTACCAGATGTCGCACCACCAGTTGCGTGGGGGGCAAGGATATCCGCAAGCAGATCTCTGACCTCAAACGTGGGGCACAAATCGCGGTCGGAACACCCGGACGGGTGTTGGATTTAATTTCCCGTGGCGTGCTGGATCTCTCAACACTCAAAATCGTGATTTTGGACGAAGCGGATCGGATGCTCGACATCGGATTTCGTCCTGACATCGAAAAAATCCTCCGCAGCTGTCCCGAGAAACGGCAAACATTGTTGCTCTCCGCCACGATGCCGCCGCCGGTCGAACGATTGGCGCGACGGTTCATGAACGAACCGGAGCGGGTCGATCTGTCGACGAAGGGAATCGCCGCAACCACCGTTGAGCAGTTCTGCGTGACGGTCGATCGCAATCGCAAATTTGAATTGCTGACGCGCGTTTTGTTTCAAGAAAAACCGCGACAAGCGATCGTGTTTACGCGGACCAAGCGTGGCGCGGATGCGTTGCTGAAACGGTTGTCGCGAAAACTGACCAATCAGATCGCGGTGATTCACGGCGACTTGCAACAGCGGCAGCGGGACCGCGTGCTGAATGGTTTTCGCGAAGGCAACATTCGGTTGTTGATCGCCACCGACGTGATGGGACGCGGCATCGACGTCAGCGGCGTCTCACACATCATCAACTACGACATCCCGGAATTTTGCGATGACTACGTACATCGCATCGGCCGGACCGGACGCATGAACGGCGAACGAGGTCGCGGATTTACATTCGTCACCCCCGAGGAAGGGGAACAGTTGACCAACATCGAGATCCGCATCAACGGACTGCTGCAGCCGTATTCGGTACCCAATTTCGATGCCTTTGAGCCCCGCAAACCGTACGATCCGGAAAAGGCGGCTGAAGAACGCGAAAAATCGCCGCCTCCGCCGACGCGGAACGGCCGTTTCCGCCGCACCGCGCTCTCCGCCCGGGTGGTCTAA
- a CDS encoding carboxypeptidase-like regulatory domain-containing protein: MNVLLKTDPAMLNRRLDSLVGLAAAFILCGLPALLAADETQPASADKAAWGSVTGRVVFEGDMANPLLDRFRGELPVYAGRRTQRAAAGLEPDNPNAVRQVGVEINRTLMIDESTRGIKNAFVYLRKAPDAIHPRYSEKELEDVKIVSRHTRFIPRASVVRLGQTVELKNLSPNQITNFNVSPVRSVAVNYLLKPLKQSEWNPQRTERFPIRIQNDFQPMAKAWLLILDHPYAVVTAADGTFTIPDLPVGEHRLRVWHETMGYVEKFVNVTVEAGKTTNLPNCKLTLEKLRKKHQR, encoded by the coding sequence ATGAACGTTTTGCTCAAAACAGACCCCGCGATGTTGAATCGGCGACTCGATTCGCTCGTTGGACTTGCCGCAGCCTTCATCCTTTGCGGACTCCCCGCCTTGTTGGCTGCTGACGAAACACAACCAGCGTCTGCCGACAAAGCTGCATGGGGTTCGGTGACCGGTCGCGTGGTATTTGAGGGTGACATGGCCAATCCACTGTTGGATCGTTTTCGCGGGGAGCTTCCGGTGTACGCGGGAAGGAGGACACAACGGGCGGCAGCGGGATTGGAGCCAGATAATCCCAACGCTGTGCGGCAAGTCGGCGTGGAGATCAATCGCACCTTAATGATCGACGAATCGACACGCGGAATTAAAAACGCGTTTGTTTATCTCCGGAAAGCTCCGGACGCGATTCATCCAAGGTACAGCGAGAAAGAGTTGGAGGATGTCAAAATCGTCTCCCGCCACACGCGGTTTATTCCTCGTGCCTCTGTCGTGCGACTCGGGCAAACGGTGGAACTCAAAAACTTATCGCCGAATCAAATAACGAATTTCAACGTCAGTCCGGTTCGTAGTGTGGCCGTCAATTATTTGCTCAAGCCATTGAAGCAGTCGGAGTGGAACCCGCAACGTACGGAGAGGTTTCCGATCCGCATCCAAAATGATTTTCAGCCGATGGCCAAAGCCTGGCTACTGATTTTGGATCACCCCTACGCGGTTGTTACGGCGGCAGATGGGACCTTTACGATCCCGGACCTGCCGGTCGGTGAACATCGCTTGAGGGTCTGGCACGAAACGATGGGATACGTCGAGAAATTTGTGAATGTCACTGTCGAGGCGGGCAAAACGACAAACTTACCCAACTGCAAATTGACGTTAGAAAAGCTTCGTAAAAAACATCAACGTTGA